A window from Primulina huaijiensis isolate GDHJ02 chromosome 11, ASM1229523v2, whole genome shotgun sequence encodes these proteins:
- the LOC140988867 gene encoding LOB domain-containing protein 37-like, protein MSCNGCRILRKGCNENCILRQSLQAIQNPQAQANATVFVAKFFGRAGLMSFLSSVQESQRPDLFQSLLFEACGRTVNPVNGAVGLQWTGNWRVCQAAVETVLRGGVPRALPEFEEGFAGNEYDLYGSREMNSKLKRKGFDMEAETTSGLNLGLTAVFPARMIAGGRVKRRRENNRPVTPSEESETTDMDSSFVYRQELQPNNNCDGHETKLLRLFF, encoded by the exons ATGAGCTGCAATGGCTGCAGGATACTCCGCAAGGGATGCAACGAAAACTGCATCCTCAGGCAAAGTTTGCAAGCCATACAGAACCCTCAAGCTCAGGCAAACGCCACCGTTTTCGTTGCCAAGTTTTTCGGCCGCGCCGGGCTCATGTCCTTCCTTTCATCCGTCCAAGAATCCCAAAGACCCG ATTTGTTTCAGTCTTTATTATTTGAAGCTTGCGGGAGGACAGTGAATCCAGTGAACGGAGCCGTGGGATTACAATGGACTGGGAATTGGCGGGTGTGCCAGGCTGCGGTGGAGACGGTGCTACGGGGCGGCGTTCCCCGAGCCTTGCCGGAGTTTGAAGAAGGTTTTGCTGGAAATGAATATGATCTGTACGGGTCTCGAGAAATGAACTCGAAGCTAAAGAGGAAAGGGTTTGATATGGAAGCTGAGACGACGAGTGGACTAAATCTCGGTTTGACGGCTGTTTTCCCGGCAAGAATGATCGCCGGCGGGAGGGTGAAGCGTCGGAGAGAGAACAACAGACCCGTGACACCGTCGGAGGAGTCCGAAACGACGGATATGGACAGTAGTTTTGTTTATCGTCAAGAATTGCAGCCAAATAATAACTGTGACGGACATGAAACCAAGCTTTTGAGGTTGTTCTTTTAA
- the LOC140987133 gene encoding small ribosomal subunit protein uS14z/uS14y/uS14x, producing the protein MGHSNVWNSHPKTYGPGSRTCRVCGNPHGIIRKYGLMCCRQCFRSNAKEIGFIKYR; encoded by the exons ATGGGACACTCCAATGTCTGGAACTCTCACCCTAAAACCTATGGCCCTGGATCTCGTACCTG CCGTGTGTGTGGTAACCCTCACGGGATTATTAGAAAGTACGGTTTGATGTGCTGTAGACAATGCTTCCGcagcaatgccaaggaaattGGCTTCATCAAG TATCGCTGA